GATTTCTCCGTCAGCGATCGTCAAGGGCCTGTTTACAGTGGTGACACTGTTTTTGGTTTCTTTTCCAAGCAGTCTCTGGCGCAGCAGGTCGGTGTTACAGGGAGCATCTCTTTATCAAGCGGCGCAGACAGACTCAGAGATTTTAGAATCGTTTGATTATCCCCGTCAGAGCCCCTATCCGGACACGCAAATGCGCATGGTCGATGAAATAGATATCTTTTCCCCCCAAGGTGGCCCTCATGGATTGGGTTATATTCGCGGGATAAAGAATGTCGATCCGGATGAGTGGTTTTTTAAAGCTCATTTTTATCAGGATCCTGTTTGTCCCGGTTCCCTTGGCCTCGAATCGTTTTTGCAACTTTTAAAAATAGTGGCGGCTGAAAAATGGGGTGTTGAGGAAAGTTCTCAGTTTGAAACCATCGTATGCGGAGAAAAACACAGTTGGAATTATCGTGGTCAGATTATCCCAGTGAATAAACAGGTTCTGGTCGAAGCGGTGGTGACCCATGTTGATGAGGGGGCTCAATTGCTGAGAGCCGACGGCTTCCTTGCTGTCGATGGGAAAATTATCTATCAGTTGAAAGATTTTTCCATCAAATTAATCTCTTAAGTTACAGTTAAGAAAGATGCTGAAAACAATGAATGCTTTGTTTAAACTCTCGGTCATGATTCTTGTCATCCAGCTGTTTGCGGGATGCCGGGGCGATCAAAAAAACCGAAATTGCTCAGCCGAATATAAAAAAGCAGGAGGCCCCTGTTGTTGCCGACAAAAAAGAGATTGTCGTTACAGATAAAAAGGTTGTTGGAGAGATAGATACGCAACGCCGTGTGGATTTTCAGCGTATCTGAAGAGTTTCTTAATCAAATTGATGATAACGGAGAAAATTATCTTCAACAATTACCCTCACAGCTAGGAAAAGATAAAGCAGAAAAGCGTAAAGTCAAAATATCCGGCGGTGTCTTGCTTGACGCCGATAAAGAAGTCATGATCGATAGGGTCGATGGAGGAAGAGTCAATCTTTCTATCCCATTAAACTGATTAGGATCAATGCAGGGAGACACAGATGGAAATTCGTGAAGTAGAATATCTCATACTTGGAGTTGGAACCGCAGGGCTTGGTGCTTTCAGTCGTATCAGAAAGAAGACCGATAGTTTGTTGCTGATTCAGCATGGGCCCTACGGCACGACTTGTGCCAGAGTTGGCTGCATGCCGAGTAAAATGCTGATTGCTGCAGGAGATCTGGCCCATGCTATCGATGAGGGCTCATATTTTGGGATTGATGGACATTACCAGGTCAACGGTAAGCGGGTATTTGAGCGTTTAAAGCAGGATCGCGCTGATAAATTTGTTGGTGGGGTGTTGAAATATGTTGACAGCATTCCGAGCCATCTGAAGATTGAAGGCAAGGCAACCTTTGTTGACCCTCACACCATTGATGTTGACGGTACGCTGCGGATTAAGGCAGATAAAATCATTCTTGCCTGTGGATCTACACCATATATTTCCCCCGTTTTTGAACCTCTGCAGCAAGAACTTGATAGCAGCGATACCATTTTTGAGTTGGATGATCTTCCCCAATCTCTGGCTGTCGTCGGACTTGGGGTCATAGCCCTGGAGCTTGGACAGGCATTTCATCGTCTCGGGGTTGAGACAACCCTTTATGGCCGTAGTGGACGAATCGGTTCTTTTACTCACCCCGATATGCAAAAAGATGTGCTGCAAACATTACAGCAGGAACTCGACATTATCCCTCAGGGGAACTTTACCAAAGCAGAAAAAGTTGCGTCTGGTTATCAGCTTACCTATGTGACCGCAGCAGGTGAAACCGTTGTTAAAACCTATGAGAGGGTACTTCTTGCCAGTGGTAGAGCTTCCAATCTCCGGACCATGAATCTTGAGAATGCAGGTCTTGTTCTTGATGATCGTGGTTTGCCTCAATATGATCCGCTGACCATGCAGTGTGGTGATGCTCCGGTTTTTATTGCTGGTGACGCGACTGAAGATTTGCCTTTGTGGCACGAAGCCTATATTGAAGGTCGTATCGCTGCGGACAGTGCCATCAGTTTCCCCGAGCGCAAAGAAGGACGCAGAACCACAGCTCTTGGTATCTATTTTACGGACCCCCAAATGGCATCAGTCGGTGCAGATTATCCCTCACTTGACCCGGAACAGACAGTCATTGGGCGTGCGCGGATGGCACGTGGACCCCGCCACGAAATTTACAATGATCATCGCGGTATGATTCAGGTTTATGTCGATAAAAAAAGTGGTTTATTGGCAGGCGCTGAAATATTTGGCCGGGGTGCAGAGCACATGGCACAGACTCTGGTGCTGGCGATTGAACATGGAATGACGGTCGCTGAAATTCTACAAATGCCGGTTTATCATCCCTCCCTGGAGGAGGTGATGAAAGAGGCCTTGAACCATGCTCTGTTTCAATTAAAATAAGTTCGGGGAACCAACAGGTATTCCGAGGTCGCTGCTGCAGGCACTTCACCTGCCGGTTGTTTATGTGTTACAAGAACATCCTGACATCACTATTGTTTTTTTAATAAAAGAAAAGATTTGATGAAGTATTCAAGAGTCTATATAGAATCAGTGGGGTATGAACTGGCTCCGATTGTCATCACCTCAAAAGAACTTGAAAGCCGTTTGCGGCCAATGTATGAGACTTTGCACATTGCTCCCGGACAATTGGAAGCGTTGACCGGGATTCGTGAGAGGCGTTGGTGGAAGCCGAATACACCGATTTCTCATGGTGCCATTTCTGCCGCTAAAAAAGCATTGCAAGAGCGCAATATTGCTCCTCAGGATATTGGTGCTGTGGTTTATGCGGGCGTGTGTCGAGAGCATTTTGAACCTGCTACTGCATGTCAAATTGCTGCTGCCCTCGGCGTGCAGGGCAACGCTGCTATCTATGATACTTCAAATGCCTGTCTGGGAGTTCTTAATGGCGTCCTTGATATAGCAAACCGAATTGAGCTGGGACAGATTCGGGCGGGAATTGTTGTCGCTTGTGAAAGTTCACGAGAAATAAATGAAATTATGATCCAGCAGATGCTGGACAATCCATCAATGGAATTATTCACAACTTCCTTGGCAACATTAACGGGCGGTTCAGGTGCGGCTGCTGTCCTGTTGACCGATGGTTCTTTCTCTCCATCCCGACGCCCGAAGTTGTTGGGTGGCGTCAATATCGCTGAGCCGCAGTATCATGAACTTTGCCGCTGGGGAATCAACGCGGTCTCACCCGAAAATCATGTTCCTTATATGCAAACTGATGCTGTTGCAGTCATGAAGCATGGTGTGGAGCTTGGCAAACGGACCTGGGAAGCTTTTTCCAAAGAGCTTGGAATCACCGCAGATCGGATTGATAAGGTTATCTGTCATCAGGTGGGCGAAGCGCACCAGAAGCTCATTTTACAAACAATTGGGGTTGATCCGGCAAAAGATTTTCCGACCTTTGAATTTCTGGGAAATATGGGAACCGTGTCTCTACCGATTACAGCCGCTATTGCGAAGGAACGTGATGAGCTGCGGCCCGGTGATCTTGTTGGTTTTCTCGGTATAGGAAGTGGCCTTAATTGCCTGATGATGGCAATCCAATGGTAATGGACTCTGCGCTGTTTCAATCTGAATATCCGTTTAAAAATCATTATTTTGACCTACAGGGATTGAAATATCATTATCTGGATGAAGGTCAAGGTGATCCCGTGGTGATGTTGCATGGAAACCCTTCCTGGTCTTTCTACTACCGACACCTTGTGCGTGAGCTAAGGAGCAATTACCGTGTTATTGTTCCGGACCACATGGGCTGTGGATTGTCTGATAAGCCTGTTGACTCACAATACTCATTCACTTTAAAGCAACGGGTTGATGACCTTGATGCTTTCCTGCAAAGCTTGCAGTTGAAAAAGAAAATCACTCTGGTTGTTCACGACTGGGGAGGGATGATCGGTATGGCCTGGGCAATACGTTATCCGGAGAAAATAGCGCGACTGGTTATTCTGAATACGGCGGCATTTCACCTGCCTTCCACGAAAAAATTTCCTTATGCCCTGAAACTCTGTCGAGATACCTCGTTGGGGACTTTTCTTGTTCAGGGTTTTAATATTTTTGCCCGCGGAGCGGCCTTTATCGGTTGTAAAAGAAAGCGAATGTCTGCGGAACTGCGTAAAATATATTGCAGCCCTTATGACAACTGGCAACACCGCGTGGCGACTCTTCGCTTTATTCAGGATATTCCGTTACTCCCGGATGATGTCGGTTTCGATTTGATTGACCAGGTCGAAAATGGACTATCAGAGTTTTCAAGCGTGCCAATGTGTATTTGCTGGGGGGAAAAAGATTTTGTTTTCGACCGTCATTTTCTGGATGAATGGACAAAATATTTCCCTCATGCAGAGGTTCATGCGTTTGCCGATTGCGGTCACTATATCCTCGAAGACGCAAAGGCTGAGGTGTTGCCTATAATCAGCAATTTTTTGCAGGATAACCCGATTCCAAAATCAGGCAGATAACTTATGTCTGGATCTCAAAGTTTCAATATTGCGGCCCATTTACCCGCTATGGCCGCGCAGCAACCGACCACAGCAGCAGTTCATTTTCCATATAAACATGATAAGAACAACCAGGTTTTCTATCAGACTTTAACTTATGCCGAGCTAGAACAGCAAAGTAATCATATTGCGGCCGGTTTTAGAGTCGATAGGAATCAAGCGCGGCGTCCGCACCGTGCTTATGGTGAAACCCGTCTTGATTTTTTTGCACTGACTTTTGCCATGTTTAAGGTTGGTGCCGTCCCGATATTGATTGACCCCGGCATGGGAGTTAAAAACCTTAAAGTTTGTCTGGCTGAAGCTGATCCGGAGGCGTTTGTCGGCATTCCCAAAGCACACGTTGCCCGAGTGCTCCTTGGCTGGGGGAAAACCACTTTGAGGACATTTTTGACCATCGGTCCACGGTTTTTCTGGGGAGGAATAACCTTGAAAAAACTGCTGCAGACGGTTGTCAAAACTCATCATTTTGAGACTGTCGCTACTACGGAAGATGAAACCGCGGCAATTCTGTTTACCAGTGGCAGTACAGGAGTTCCCAAGGGGGCCGTATACAGTCACGGAAATTTTATTGCTCAGGTCAACGCTTTAAAGCAGGCCTATCAGATTGAACCCGCGAGAAATCGATCTGCCTACATTTCCATTGTTTGCCCTGTTTGCACCTGCTCTGGGAATGACTTCGGGTGATTCCGGAAATGGATTTTACTCGTCCCGGATCTGTTAATCCTGAAAACATTATCACAGCGATTAAGCGTTTCAATGTCACAACAATGTTCGGTTCACCGGCATTGATCCGTCGTGTTGGTCTTTATGGTGAAAACAAAGGAGTTAACCTTCCATCATTGAAAAGAGTGATTTCCGCAGGGGCTCCGGTTCCTGCCGGAGAGTTACAGCGATTTACGCAAATGCTCAATCCCGGCATTCAGATTTTTACCCCATATGGTGCGACTGAATCTCTCCTGTTTGTTCTATCGGGAGTGATGAGATTCTCCGGAAACACGCTTCTTAACGGATCAGGGGCAAGGAGTCTGCCTCGGCTTTCCTGTGTCCAGCATCCAACTTGCCATTATCGAAATCAATGATCATGAAATTCCTTTCTGGCAGGATAATTTAATGGTTGCTGCTGGAGAAGTCGGTGAGATTGTGGTTAAGGGCCCTCAGGTTACCCGTGCGTACTTAATCGACCCGAATCGACCCGTCTGGCCAAAATACCCGTTGCTGATGAACATAATTTTTTTCATCGGATGGGGGATCTGGGGTATCTGGATCAGCAAGGTCGAGTGTGGTTTTGTGGTCGCAAGAGCCATCGAGTGGTGACTTCGCAGAAGACCCTTTTTACCATTCCTGTGAGGCTGTTTTTAACACCCATAAAAAGGTTTTTCGTACTGCACTTGTGGGTGTCGGGGCAGAAGAAGAAAAGCAGCCTGTTCTCTGCATTGAACTTGAAAAACAACTGAGTGATGGAGAACAGAAACAACTTATTGCAGAATTGAAGGACATCGCTCAAAAACATGAGATGACAAAGTGTATTCATCAGTTTCTGATCCATCCTCAATTTCCAGTTGATATTCGTCACAATGCTAAAATATTCAGAGAGAAGCTTTCATCATGGGCTGAAGAGAGGCTATCTTGAAGATTCTGGTGACAGGTGGAGGAGGTTTTCTTGGTCAAGCCATTGTTAAACTTCTGCTGCAACAAGATCATGAGGTGTGTTCCTTTTCCCGTAACATCTATCCACAGTTAACTCAGCTGGGGGTAGACCAGTTTGTCGGTGATCTTGCCGATCTTTCTGCTGTTGTTAACGCTGTGGATGGCTGTGATCTGGTTTATCATGTTGCGGCTCGAGCCGGGGTGTGGGGATCCTACAATCAATTTTATCAACCCAATGTTGTTGGGACCAAGAACATTCTCTTGGCATGTAAAAAATGTGCTGTGACAAAGTTGGTTTATACCAGCTCCCCGAGTGTTGTTTTTGATGGTTCGGACATGGAAAATATTGACGAATCAGTTCCTTATCCTGACCATTTTCTTTCTTGGTATCCGCAAACGAAAGCTGAGGCAGAACAGCTAGTCCTTGCTGCCAACGATGCTTCGTTC
This window of the uncultured Desulfuromusa sp. genome carries:
- a CDS encoding alpha/beta fold hydrolase, encoding MPDDGNPMVMDSALFQSEYPFKNHYFDLQGLKYHYLDEGQGDPVVMLHGNPSWSFYYRHLVRELRSNYRVIVPDHMGCGLSDKPVDSQYSFTLKQRVDDLDAFLQSLQLKKKITLVVHDWGGMIGMAWAIRYPEKIARLVILNTAAFHLPSTKKFPYALKLCRDTSLGTFLVQGFNIFARGAAFIGCKRKRMSAELRKIYCSPYDNWQHRVATLRFIQDIPLLPDDVGFDLIDQVENGLSEFSSVPMCICWGEKDFVFDRHFLDEWTKYFPHAEVHAFADCGHYILEDAKAEVLPIISNFLQDNPIPKSGR
- a CDS encoding AMP-binding protein, yielding MSGSQSFNIAAHLPAMAAQQPTTAAVHFPYKHDKNNQVFYQTLTYAELEQQSNHIAAGFRVDRNQARRPHRAYGETRLDFFALTFAMFKVGAVPILIDPGMGVKNLKVCLAEADPEAFVGIPKAHVARVLLGWGKTTLRTFLTIGPRFFWGGITLKKLLQTVVKTHHFETVATTEDETAAILFTSGSTGVPKGAVYSHGNFIAQVNALKQAYQIEPARNRSAYISIVCPVCTCSGNDFG
- a CDS encoding AMP-binding protein, which gives rise to MDFTRPGSVNPENIITAIKRFNVTTMFGSPALIRRVGLYGENKGVNLPSLKRVISAGAPVPAGELQRFTQMLNPGIQIFTPYGATESLLFVLSGVMRFSGNTLLNGSGARSLPRLSCVQHPTCHYRNQ
- a CDS encoding 3-oxoacyl-ACP synthase III translates to MKYSRVYIESVGYELAPIVITSKELESRLRPMYETLHIAPGQLEALTGIRERRWWKPNTPISHGAISAAKKALQERNIAPQDIGAVVYAGVCREHFEPATACQIAAALGVQGNAAIYDTSNACLGVLNGVLDIANRIELGQIRAGIVVACESSREINEIMIQQMLDNPSMELFTTSLATLTGGSGAAAVLLTDGSFSPSRRPKLLGGVNIAEPQYHELCRWGINAVSPENHVPYMQTDAVAVMKHGVELGKRTWEAFSKELGITADRIDKVICHQVGEAHQKLILQTIGVDPAKDFPTFEFLGNMGTVSLPITAAIAKERDELRPGDLVGFLGIGSGLNCLMMAIQW
- a CDS encoding dihydrolipoyl dehydrogenase; the encoded protein is MEIREVEYLILGVGTAGLGAFSRIRKKTDSLLLIQHGPYGTTCARVGCMPSKMLIAAGDLAHAIDEGSYFGIDGHYQVNGKRVFERLKQDRADKFVGGVLKYVDSIPSHLKIEGKATFVDPHTIDVDGTLRIKADKIILACGSTPYISPVFEPLQQELDSSDTIFELDDLPQSLAVVGLGVIALELGQAFHRLGVETTLYGRSGRIGSFTHPDMQKDVLQTLQQELDIIPQGNFTKAEKVASGYQLTYVTAAGETVVKTYERVLLASGRASNLRTMNLENAGLVLDDRGLPQYDPLTMQCGDAPVFIAGDATEDLPLWHEAYIEGRIAADSAISFPERKEGRRTTALGIYFTDPQMASVGADYPSLDPEQTVIGRARMARGPRHEIYNDHRGMIQVYVDKKSGLLAGAEIFGRGAEHMAQTLVLAIEHGMTVAEILQMPVYHPSLEEVMKEALNHALFQLK